The genomic window ACGCGGCGACCGCGATCACGCGCGGCCCGTCACCGGCGCGGCGGACGCGGGAACGCGCGCTCGATCCGCTCGGCCCGCCGGAGCTGCCGCGCCGCCGCGAGGATCCACACCGGCTGCGCGCCGAGCGCGAGCGGCGCCCACGCCGGGACGGCCCCGCTCCCGAGCGTCCGGACGACCGGCAGCGCCGCCAGCACCGCGACCACCAGCGCGGCCGTGCCGAGCGCGGACCGGAGCTGCGCGCGGATCAGCGGCCGGGCCAGCGCCGCCGCGTCCGGCCGCGCCGCCGGACGCGCCCGGACCGCCGTCCGCCGCTCAGCCATCCAGATCACCGGCGGGCTCGGCGGTGCGGAACCCGCGCACGAGCAGGTCGCGGACCTGGCGGGTGTGGCGGCGGCTGACCGGCAGCAGTTCGTCCCCGACCTGCACGAGCGCCCGGCCGCCGTCGAACCGCAGCTCGGTGATGTGCGCGGACGACACCAGCGTGCTGCGGTGGATGCGCACGAACCCGGCCTCCTCCCAGCGGCGCTCCAGCGACGCCAGCGGCATCCGCACGAGGTAGTGCGCCCCGGCGGTGTGAAGGCGCACGTAGTCGCCGTGCGCGACGACGTGCGTGACGGTCTTGCGGGGCACCAGGCGCGTCCGGCCGCCGAGGTCGACCGGGATCAGCTCGTCGTCGTCCTCGCCCGGCGGCCCGTCCGCGGCGCCGACCGCGTCGGCGACCCGCCGCACCGCCTCGGCCAGCCGCTCCGGCCGGACGGGCTTGAGCAGGTAGTCCACCGCGCCGAGTTCGTAGGCGGTGACGGCGAAGTCGTCGTGCGCGGTCACGAACACGACCTTCGGCGGGTCGGCGAACCCGGTGAGCAGGCGGCTGAAGTCCAGCCCGTCCAGGCCCGGCATCCGGACGTCGAGGAACACCGCGTCCAGCCGCTCCCCCGCCGCGAGCATCCGGCTGAGCCCGCGCAGCGCCGCCGCCGCCTCGCTCGCCCCGGTGACGTCGCCGACGCGCGGGTCGTCGCGGAGCAGGTACGTCAGCTCCTCCAGAGCGGGGACCTCGTCGTCGACGGCCAGGACGCGCAGCATGGGAAGAGATTGCACCGATCACGTTCCGTTCGCAATCGGTTCCACCACGTAAGCGGTCGGATCGCCTCAGCCGGGAAAGATCGCCGGGCGGAACTTCGGCACGCGCAGCCGCACCCGCGTGCCCGCGCCCCGGGCCGTCTCGACGACGAGACCGTACTCGTCGCCGTAGACCTGGCGGAGCCGCTCGTCCACGTTCGCGAGGCCGATGCCGCCCCCGCCGCCGCGCTCGCGCGTCCCGCCGGCGAGGATCTCGCGAAGCCGTCCCGGCTCCATGCCGACGCCGTCGTCCTCGACCGTGATCGCGGCCTCCGACCCGGCGTCGCGGGCGACGATCTCGATGTGGACGGCCCCGGACGCCCCGTGCATCCCGTGCCGGATCGCGTTCTCCACCAGCGGTTGCAGCGACAGGAACGGCACCTCCACCGGCAGCACCTCCGGCGCGACCTCGACCGTGAAGTGCAGCCGCTCCCCGAACCGCGCCCGCTCCAGCAGCAGGTACCGGTCGATGGAGCGCAGTTCGTCGGCCAGCGTCGTGAAGTCGCGCGGGTTGCGGAACGAGTAGCGGGCGAAGTCGGCGAAGTCCACCAGCAGCTCGCGCGCCCGCTCGGGATCGGTCCGGACGAACGAGGCGATCGTCGTCAGCGAGTTGTAGACGAAGTGCGGCGAGATCTGCGCCCGCAGCGCCCGCATCTCGGCCTCGGCGGCGCGCGTCCGCGCGAGGTCGAGGTCGGCGAGTTCGAGCTGGTTGCCGAGCCAGCGCGCGACCTCGCCGACGGCCCGCACCCGGCCGGGCGCCGCCGTCCGGCCGTAGACGGCGAGCGCGCCCGCGACCCGGCCGTCCACCGCGATCGGGGCGATGACGCCGACGCGGATCCGGCAGAGCGGGACGTCGCAGTCCAGCGCCTCGGGCGGCAGGACGCGCGGCCGGCCCGACCCGAGCACCGGCAGCGCGTCCGCCAAGGCCTCGCCCGCGTGCAGGTGGGCGCCCGTGCCGTCCCAGACCAGCAGCCGTCCGCCGTCCGGGCCGCCGCCGTCGCCGTCGTCGGGCTCGGCGTCGCCGTCGGGCCGCGCGCCGACGATCGCGACGGCTTCTGCGCCGAGCAGGTGCCGCAGCGGCCGGGCGGCCCGCCGCGCCGACGCCCGGGTCAGCCCGGCGCGCAGCGGCGGCGCGGCGCGCAGCAGCGTGTGCAGCGCGGCGGCGGTGGCGTCGTCGGGCGCCGGGACGGGGGGCCTGCGGGCGGTCCGGCGCAGCGCGCACCGGCCGAGCGCGCCGCCGCCGAGCAGCGCGGCGCCGTACCCGGCGAAGTCGAGGACGGACGGTGCGACCATGAGGACCGACCGTAACCCCACCGGACCCGGCTTCGCAGGCGATCTCGCCGCGCACCGGGCTCAGGGCGGCGGAGAGTCGCCCGGATCCTCCTGGTAGGAGTAGCGCTGCTCAGCCCACGGGTCGCCGACGTTGTGGTACCCGCGCTCCTCCCAGAAGCCGCGCCGGTCCCCGATCATGTACT from Actinomadura rubteroloni includes these protein-coding regions:
- a CDS encoding histidine kinase, producing MVAPSVLDFAGYGAALLGGGALGRCALRRTARRPPVPAPDDATAAALHTLLRAAPPLRAGLTRASARRAARPLRHLLGAEAVAIVGARPDGDAEPDDGDGGGPDGGRLLVWDGTGAHLHAGEALADALPVLGSGRPRVLPPEALDCDVPLCRIRVGVIAPIAVDGRVAGALAVYGRTAAPGRVRAVGEVARWLGNQLELADLDLARTRAAEAEMRALRAQISPHFVYNSLTTIASFVRTDPERARELLVDFADFARYSFRNPRDFTTLADELRSIDRYLLLERARFGERLHFTVEVAPEVLPVEVPFLSLQPLVENAIRHGMHGASGAVHIEIVARDAGSEAAITVEDDGVGMEPGRLREILAGGTRERGGGGGIGLANVDERLRQVYGDEYGLVVETARGAGTRVRLRVPKFRPAIFPG
- a CDS encoding LytR/AlgR family response regulator transcription factor — translated: MLRVLAVDDEVPALEELTYLLRDDPRVGDVTGASEAAAALRGLSRMLAAGERLDAVFLDVRMPGLDGLDFSRLLTGFADPPKVVFVTAHDDFAVTAYELGAVDYLLKPVRPERLAEAVRRVADAVGAADGPPGEDDDELIPVDLGGRTRLVPRKTVTHVVAHGDYVRLHTAGAHYLVRMPLASLERRWEEAGFVRIHRSTLVSSAHITELRFDGGRALVQVGDELLPVSRRHTRQVRDLLVRGFRTAEPAGDLDG